The genomic DNA GTACCCTTGGGCAAAGTTTGATAAGACAAATTGGCACCGCAACGATTTGTGTGCGAGGGGCAGGAATTTGGACGAAGTCATATTCTTGGGCTGACCAATTTGCATGTGACCCGCGTTGTGTACAGCGTTGGCAAAAGCAGTGACGCGGTGGTGGTGAGCTGATGATGTAATTCTATTACCGGAcaccggttttttgttgttggtctaTGATTCGCAATGTCGCCAGGCCGAACGCGCTCCGTAGCTCGCTTAGTCCGTGTGCGAGAGTTGCCCGATGAAGACAACCGATCGCGAACTTGCCGTCGCGAAACCATCTTCTAAAACAGCCAAGTGGATTTGAGCTGGAGAACCTCCTGGTAGAtgtccgcgtgtgtgttttgaacgAATTTTGCCAACTGGTGGGGCCACAGCTGCTCTGATATGCCGGATAATTGACTTTCTATTTCGGCACCAACACCGTCACAATATGGCGGCGGACTGATCTCCCACCAGTTGTAGATCCCGTCACCGTTCGGACAACCGATCGGTTTTGCGACTTTCGACCCACACACAGCACGCCAGAGCGGCGTCGTAAAACCGTCAAACCAGTTTGCTGGAGAAATTCCCCGATAAGGTCGCCCGTGTTTTCCCGAATTCATGCTTGCTGCCCTGGGTGAATGTGACCGAGACTTCAACTCTAGCCGCGAGGACCGTTTCACGGTGTGTTGCATCTATTGCGAATGTGCAACGGCCACACAAGGTTGTAACACACGTTCTGACCTTGTCCACAGTGGGTGTTGTTAGTTGCGAGACCTTAGCGTGACGTTTAGTGTTTCTCCTATCTACTCACCAGCCGATCGTAGATACCGATCGTGCTCGGTTGTGTGCTAGTCTGGTGAAGTTGTTGCATCTTTCGCTCGAAGATGATTGCCCGCGCTCAACAGCAGTCGACAGTCGGGGTCAAGGCGACGAATGGGGTTCCCCTAGCGTCTTCACCCTCGATTTACGCCCAACGACAGGCAAGTTCTCGGCACATTACACTAGCATTACGTGCTCAATCGGTGTGACAGCTTAAAGACTTTTCAACAAACCCCGCTCCATACTCTAGGCTCATAGTTTCCTCGCACTTGGTTTTCGTTCCAGGAGCAACTACGACGGCGAAGAGAGGACGAGGAACGGATAGCAGCCCAGAATGACTTCCTGCGCAACAGTCTGCGCGGTTCGCAGCGGCTCCGTGCGCTGCAGGACAATCCGATCGAGAAACCACCGGTCGGTGTCGACAATGAGGCGTACGCGGATGATGAAGTTGTGGAGAAGATTATCGGTGTGTATGGGGGACGCGCATGACTTTGCGCACCGAACCTAATCTAGCATTTCAATCTTGAACCAACAGGGTACAGTGAGCTGGTGGCGGCATTGCAGCGACTGCAGGGACACCTGAACAAGCACGGTCTGGCGGCACTCGCTGGCAGAGTGACGGCAACGCAAAGTCTACTGCTCGGTCCCGGGATCGCCCGTGCACTAGCCGTCCGGACGGCGGTCCTCGAACGGCGGCGTCCGAAAGTTCCCAACCCGATCTGCCCAAATGCTCAAGCGTTAGCAAAGGACGTAAGTAGCGGAAATTGGAAGCCTCTGTTGGCAGACATTTTTAATAAGGAATCCCTTCTTATACAGTGCGTCGAATCGCTGGCACAGTCCGGCTCGCCAACCGCAATAGAACTGTGTGATCTGCTGTCCACGTACGAGATGGAGGGTTTGCTGCTGGCGCACGATCGGATTGCCTCGACCACGGATCGTTCGCCGATCGCTTCGTACGGCGGTAGCCCGGTCACCGTCACCATGCCATcgctcagcaacaacagcatcaacaaTAACACCTTGACCAGTGCGGTGAAACCGGCCACTGTCATGCCATCAATTCCAAATAACGCTAGTTTAGtgaacaataacaataacaatatcGCTAAGGTGAGGCGCACGATCCAACTCCtcggagagagggagagagcgagtaGCTAATCCGAATTCCATTGTTCTTCCAGAGGGAACCAATGAGTGTGCCTCTCGGTGTGCTGCGTGACGGTAGCCAGGATCACATCAAAATCATCCAGATCGAGAAATCGTCCGAACCGCTCGGTGCCACCATCCGGAACGAGGGCGAAGCGGTCGTCATCGGACGGGTGGTTCGTGGTGGCGCCGCCGAAAAGTCTGGCCTCCTGCACGAAGGGGACGAAATCCTCGAAGTGAACGGTATCGAGATGCGCGGCAAGTCGGTGAACGATGTGTGCGCGTTGCTCGGTTCGATGACCGGTACGCTGACGTTCCTGGTAGTGCCGGCCGGTGTGCCACAGATTCTGCCCGGCCTGGGGATGCGTGATCCACCGGTGCTGCACGTACGGGCCCACTTCGACTACGACCCGGAGGATGATCTGTACATACCGTGCCGGGAGTTGGGCATCAGCTTCCAGAAGGGCGATGTGCTGCACGTAATTTCCCGCGATGATCCAAACTGGTGGCAGGCGTACCGGGAGGGCGAGGAGGATCAAACGCTGGCCGGACTGATACCGAGCCAATCGTTCCAGCATCAGCGCGAATCGATGAAGCTTGCCATTGCCGGGGAGGTCGGTTTGCGGACGCGCAAAGATATCAACGGTAAGGCGGGTGGCGGCTCGACGCTACTGTGCGCACGGAAGGgccggaagaagaagaagaaggcaagcAGTGAGCATGGGTATCCGCTGTACGCGACCGCGACGGCGGACGATCCCGATCCGGAGGAAATTCTCACGTACGAGGAGGTCGCGCTGTACTACCCGAGGGCATCGCACAAGCGACCGATTGTGCTGATCGGACCGCCGAACATTGGGCGGCACGAGCTGCGGCAACGGTTGATGGCGGACTCGGAGCGATTTGCGGCTGCTATTCCTCGTAAGTCGATAGGATTCTTGATTCGAAAGCAGGGAGTAGTAATAAGTTAATGTTCGCAATCCCGACAGACACGTCACGAGCTCAGCGAGAAGGTGAAGTACCCGGGCAGGATTACCATTTCATCTCACGGCAACAGTTCGAATCGGACATCCTGGCGCGCAAGTTTGTCGAGCACGGTGAATACGAGAAGGCATACTACGGTAGGTAGCTCTTACTGGGCAAGAAGATCAACCCGAACGAACACTAACTACCTAACTCTTCACTCATCAGGAACATCCCTTGAAGCTATCCGAGCGGTCGTTGCTAGCGGCAAGATATGTGTGCTAAATCTGCATCCCCAGAGCCTGAAGTTGCTGCGCTCGTCTGATTTGAAGCCGTACACCGTACTAGTGGCACCGCCCAGCTTGGAGAAACTGCGCCAAAAGCGGATACGAACTGGAGAACCTTACAAAGTCAGTAGCTGACATGATGTGCGTGAGATGGCCATTTTCTTATTCTTTGTCTGTTTTTCTGTACCTAGGAAGAGGAACTCAAAGAGATCATTGCCACCGCACGCGATATGGAGGCTCGCTGGGGTCATCTGTTCGacatgatcatcatcaataACGATACCGAGCGGGCGTACCATCAGCTGCTGGCGGAAATCAATTCGCTCGAGCGGGAACCACAGTGGGTTCCGAGCAGCTGGCTGCACAACTAAGAAGCTAGCAGTAGCTAACCGTTGCTCCAATCGCCGTAGATGGGGATGGCAGTATTCTTAGAAAGATTTGTCGGGACAAAACTCAACATTTAACGGTGTCGTAGACGGAGCGAATCAAACCCCATATAGGGCGAGTAGCCGTGACCTGTAACCCCCTCCCAAAACTCAATAGATTCTTATTATACATATGCATATATAGATACATTATACATGTATTGGATAAACACTACATACTATACTTTATCGAACTTGTTAcgttattttttttcactgtgcGCTCGTAAATGCACATCCAAAAcacgttcacacacacacgggatgAGGGCCGAGAGTAGGGTCGACTACTTTACGTACATTTTTACTTATTACCTAGGAACCAATTACGTGTACGTGTTGTGTGCAATCGGGAAGAAAGTAATAGCGGTCGGGGGAAgtttgtaaaaaaacacacactcacacacacacacaagaatcTGCGTTTTGAGAAGAGCCCGGGAGGTTTGGCTTTTGGCGCGGGTGTTTTGTTATAAtgtagtgattttttttttttttgctagggAAGATATATTGGTACCTGTCGACGCGCGGGTACTACTACTAGCCCTTCCCTAACACTTAACAGTAGCGTACGTTTTGTTTTAGAAtaatgaatgttttatttatctaGAGTTTTATAtggcgatgtgtgtgtgcgtgtggcagAGGAAAGCAAACATGTAGAGTTTATGCGTTTAGGAAAAGAGTGGAGGAGGGTGGAGGAGGATGGATGTGCCGCAGCAGGAATGCATCAAGTGCACGAAGGATACCCGATAAAGTacacaataaaaaagcaatttcTAAATGTCGTAACAATACTACTATCAGCCAACGGTGTAGTGGAGGGAAATTGGGGAAAATTAGGAAACTGAGGaatagaaatgagaaaaaaagagtaaaAACCCCCCGGATAATATAAGAAACAACAGGAGAAGACGAGGAATAAACACACACTCGAAAAAACCCAATGTAAGGTAGTTacggaaataaaaatacaaaacaaaaaccccaaccaCACACCATGTTCGTAGAGAGCAAACAGCTATTTCGGTGGAAGCCCCGATGGAAACTTAAATAATCAGCAAGCAAACAACCCGCCCACCACCTTGTGTCAGTAGTGCAGTTACTGCAGTGGACGATTGTAGAGACGGGTACACATGGATAGTGATTGAAAAATTTAcacgaaaacaaatcaaaaagtAATTATAAAAACCAAGCGACGATTACGGCGGAAGCGGGACGCGCGCGCTCCTAGACGGCTCGATTCCTCAGAACATTATTCGTGGGAAATCCTTCTTCTAGACAGAACAAATAAATGCAATGAAAACGTGTGTAGTACCAAGCATGTGCATCTTAAGCGGTCGGTTTCAATTTTCGAGCATATCTGGTGGTGAGATGACATTTTCCGGGTTTGGGCAAAAAAGTCTGGCCAGTAGATGAGCCTATGCGTGAGCTGAAGGATAAAGAAGGTCCTTCTCATGTGATCTCTATAGCCATACATTTCATCCAAGCCAAACACAACATCAAAAACGTATTAATCATCTAAAACACTCCAGTCCAGGTCAGGTTCACGTGGTCAGTGCCTCTGGCTGAATGTTGGTCCATTTCCTATTTTAATAACGACAACAAGTCATCAAAGCTATAATTAagctgcaaacacacacaaaaaacaacttcagttaattttttttatgaataaatCAGCATTATTATCGTCTCTTAGCTGTTCACCGCACGCACTTCggttattttttaaataacaaacAGCCCAATCGTGGCCCAAATGTCCCAAACAACGGTCGTGTCATTTTCACCATCTGTCAACGACGAACTGTCAAAGTGACGTCATCGACTTGTTTGGCTGGCTTGTTGTCAAAGTGCGCAAGTCGTCTGTAAACAAAGCTGCTTCTTGGAAATCAAGCTAAATTTCTCCGCGAAAAACCCGTTCCGTGTGAACAAATCTCTAGTTTAAGTAGTTTGGAAGCACCATTTCCATAATGCCTCCAGTAAAAACCGACGGAGATAGCGATGGGGATGGTGATCTGTCCGGAGCGGAGTCGGAGCATTCCGGATCCAGCCAGGGGCAGGACCACGATTCCAGCGCGGAGGAAGCGGACGAACCGGATTCGGACGATTCCTCGGAAATGTCCGAAGGAGAGTGCGAACGGCGCCGTACAAATTGCCAAGATAATCTAAGTATGTTCGCACCCGCGATTCCGAGAGCGTTCGTAGTCTAATCGTATCGTTATTGCAGCGAGCCTGGAAAAACAGTTTGGTATCCTGAAGGAACAGCTGTACAAGGAGCGTATGGTGCAGGTGGACTATAAGCTGCAACAAATCCGCGGAGGTCGGTTGCAAGATTATTTTATACCACTGCAACAGCTACAAACCAACATGGACAGCCGCAAAGAGGTTGCGGAGGTGATGAAGAAGTACCGTGTCAATAACATTAAGAACAAGTTTGAATCGGAACTGCAAGCTTGCTACCAACATTTCGATGTAAGTTAAATATTGCATCCGTCTAGCGAGTGTTTCGGAAGACTAAATTTGAAATCCACTTCTTCCCACATAGAGTGAACAAAATCTCGCCAACGATGTCATTTGTGACGAACTGATGGAGAAGGTGCGCCGGTTGGAGGAGGATCGCCACAACGTGGACATATCGTGGGCCGACTGGGGCACGAACACGCGCACGGCCAAGGTACGCGGACCGGGACGCAAAAAGGCCGTTACCGTGTCCGGACCGTACATCGTGTACATGCTGCGCGAGGAGGAAATTCTCGAGGATTGGACATCGATTCGAAAAGCACTGAAACGGTCGACCGCTGCCGCTACCTGATATTCGTTACAGTAACCACTTACTCAGCTGTACAGTTTTTACGCCAGGTTTGTCGGATCGTGTCAAATCTTCCCTCGCGCGGATTTGATTCCAGAGTACATCTCGCGTTTGGAAATCGCCAAGACTTGTGTACGGATTTTGGGTGtacattcatttttttaaataccgTTTCTCGTAGCGATTTGCGCTAAACGTATTCATATAAGATAAAATACTAAAACTAGgatgaaaaattaaaccatcGGTCGATTAGTTTGCTTTGTCCCGAAAATCCCGAAACTCCCAAAAGAATAGCTTCAAAAACCGTATCGCGTTTGCTCTCTAAGATGCGTGGTTTTATTAAACATACTGACTAAATGCACTTACATTCCTTTTTCTAGCAAGAACTTCTCCACGAAAGCTACATGATCGCCCTTCAGCTCGATCTGGCCGCTCATTTCGTTCACGCGCGTGATGATGGGACGGTTCAGCTGCTTCTCGATGAGGTACCGCAATTCCGCTTCCAGCTGCCAAATGTCACCCTCCACATGCCGGATCGCCGTTATGCGACGCTGGCCACGGAACGCACGGCGTAAGTACACCGGTAGCATGTGATTTTTCGTACGTTGCACCACATACTTAAGGTCGGGCTGTGGACTGGCCGGTTTCCAGCCGGATGGGTAGCTTTCCtttggcgttgggttcggtaCGGTCCGGGGTGCTAGCAATCGTTCGACGTACTTCCATTCCGGTGGATTCCGTACCACTTCTACCTCGGGATACTGCTCCAAATCACCGACCGGTTCCGAGGAGCGAAAAGATGACCATCGTACGGAGCCAGCTGTCACATTCTGCACAAGGAAAACACATTAATTATGCATTCAAATAGTTGATCTAACAATTCCACGTTTACCTGTAGCTGTTTTGGGAGTTGGGTTACAGcattaaatgaaacaattcGGTTTAGGTTCAATGTTTTGCTGCACAACATGCGAAGCGCCATGATTACGTACGAAAACAAACCGCTTTGATCGTGTCGGAAAGACGAAGACAGGCGATGGCTGTCAAAGTGTTTGTGTCGGAAGATAAACAAAGCCGTTTTTTCACCGCACAATGACAGCTGTTCAAAGTGTCCGTTACATAGGCGGGATAGCGAAGGACcgttataaattaattaattaccCTTTTTTCACTTGCTTTTGAGGacataatttttgtttcttgtaaaaaaaaaactaaaataattaAGAACAACTCTTTTTGCTGCTTAGTTAacgtaaaaaaataattagacTTCTGTCTTCAAGAAGAAATATGTAAAGTGTTAGATCTCCACTAGGTTTCCAACCATTTAAAAAGCATTTGTTATTCAAACAACAATTTCTggttaaaacatttttcttttttcatcccTTGATTACACTTTTCCCCTCCCAATGGAACTCACTATCGTAACAAGGGCATGCAAATTTACAACAAGTACAACAACATTTGCCAGTTAGCCGTTTATCTTTCCAATAGATTTGACGCTAACCATCAGCACCATTATCATGCGGTTGTCGAGGTTTCAATCGACAACGATGGACCGTGAAAGGCACTCCACTCCACTCTTTCTCCACCAGCTCGGCACGCTCTTCGCGGAAAGTTTAGGACAAAGTTTTCCACACCATCAGCCCGATGGGCCCGATTTTTCTATCTCATTGTGTCTTCATTCCTAAACAACTGGATTGCAGTCCGCAGCGAGCAGATAAAGCATTATGTACTGTCTGCCTCCAAAAAGTACACAATAAGACAGCATGTGTTTCGAGCTTACGGGAAATGGCCGGCACAGTTTTCCATCcagtggaaaaagaaaacaaacaccaagCTTTTGCTCGTGAATAGCGCTATAGGAGTGCATATCGGacgtttctattttttctgaCACATTATACATCCCAAGGAGACCCATCAAACCCTCCCAGCACAGCGGCTATTTCAAGGACGTCGTATGGCCCAAAATATCTGTACATAATGTACGAGTCGTGgagcaaaagcagcagcagcaagcttcAAAACGCTGGTCGAAAACGGCTTTCCCTTTACACGAGCCAGCAAACGTGGCGAAAGCTTCACTGTCGTGGTTCTCCATTTGCCGACGAGGCCAACGAGGTGTATCGATTTTTATCGTAAATCGTCGTACGTTGCACACCCGAGACCTAACGGGCAGTCCTGACAGAGACGGGACCCGTCcttcatccaccaccaccggagtACGGTGGAAGAGCCGCCGGTGTACGTGCTGTCACGGGGCAAATCCCTTTATGTATCAGTTATTTTATTATCTTCATCATTAATCAGTAAAAACGAGGATCGGTGACATGGAACCGGACGTGCTGGAGCTTCTAATGGAACACGCAAGCATTAGGTCGACTGTAATTGAAATCAATAGACTTGCGTAGGTTGCGCGAGCTCCATCAAGCTCTCCAATCAGATGTCGATTCCACAACGGACGTCACTAATGGCGAGGAGAATCGAACAGTTGAGTTTGTGAACTGTGCTTATCTAATTAAGCATCCCACGGTATGAGTTTCTCTTTGCGAGCTGATTGTACAGCTTATCAGTAAATAGGACAGCTTTATAGCTgctgttgtggtggtgtggaGCTGGTGTTGTTTCACATTCCCAGAGCGATCTATTTACCAAGACGCAATCAAAAGTTCAAACAGCCAGATCGATAATGCTGACTCAGCACAGCTATGATGGGAGTTTGATTAGATTCATGGTGAATGTGTACCGTAGGAATTAGGAGGTTTTTCATAATTAAGAGCATGAGTTGAATAAGCGAGAAACCTGGTTTCTGATTCTTTGAAATCTGATTCAAATTCAcctattaaattaaataactaTTTCGTGCATTCCTATTTTTTGAAACCAAATTAACCATCaaaggcaaaaaagaaaaatggagacGCAACAAAGCATTCGTGAGTATGAGACACCCCATTTTTACGACTGCGCCACTCAATTGCGTTTTATGAATACTTTTCTTGCAATGCAACGCTCGGTAACTCGATCCCTCTTTGTGTAGGAGCTAACACAGCTAACCAAACACGGAAAGCGATACGCAAAAGTATCCACTCCAAACTGAAGGCCCCCGTAGCCATCGGGAGGGAAAATGGGGGGACAAactaaataaaagaaaagcgatACGCATCTGcttgtttgaataaaaaaattccttCGACGCGCCATTTGGAGAATGACGATTTTATATAGTTATATTAGAGTATCGTGCTCTTCATTTTTCGCAATAAAATTGAAACGACGTTCTTGGGCGATTTTTTGATGGAGGAAACTAAATAACAGTGCGTGCCAATTTTAGTCTCACTGGCATGTTCTTCACGACTGGCTGAGTCTGACTTTGAAACTTTGAACCGGGAAGATAGTAAAACCACTTCAAACAGGTTAAAATGTTGCTATCTGAGGATGTGCCTTCTATTAAACTTAATATCTTTTCGAGTCTCATCAGCTGCTGATTATCCAAAGCTCAGACAAGGATGGATGGagaattttatttaacaatGACGATTTTTTCCAGGATCTTTTTCGCCATTTGAACAACTCCAGTCTGAATTTTGCTCTAAGATTGCCTTGGTTCAAAATTGGCATCCAGACGCTATTTTCGCTATAATCAATGAATAAGTCAGTCGTCAGGAAGTTTCAAATCATTTTCAACTGCTTCGCTTAAGAATTCTCCAGTGTTTTGGTCCTAGCTACTACATTTCAACAGATAATACTTATTCTGTTGAGCTATAATACTCATACAGCCATTTTGAGAAAGAGTAAAACTATGAACATTATACAATCAGCTTGAAGCACCTTTTTAGCTGTTGAAGTATAAAGACACTCTGCTGTCAGGTATCCCAAGGCTCTCTCTGCTTGGCCCAATGTCtttcttaggtcatgtctgccatttctggcttactaggcttAACGTTAGAGCCATAAATGTTAGTTAGTCTTCCATTACTGGGGAACGGTTCGGGTAGGATTTAAACCTCTGTCCTGCTGTATGAAGCACG from Anopheles stephensi strain Indian chromosome 2, UCI_ANSTEP_V1.0, whole genome shotgun sequence includes the following:
- the LOC118505024 gene encoding MAGUK p55 subfamily member 5-A isoform X4, yielding MRILKHWPRRRSGSSIVVLGGDDTLKPSIPIDDYQEDLEMYNMLAANQDNGPHREMAVDVPESFIARNKTPPRYPPPRSTTAVTAPATPATPASAQVNHVSNAMPQVAKHHQHHQQQQHHNHHHHHHNHHHLHHHHPPPPSSGLHHPANGGGVGGVSLELEPLDSYSDRHLSSLDSSQEYVKKGGVGGGGSSKGPSSLGSVTSEFETSLNGYGGPLGKHIATATNTTINTAGGVDLRGSLSTNRSTSPSSSGDLGPPEYDDVGPHRELPVDVPDSFVEIVKGPPRYPPPKPLIIKDAIRKKESCSSSESIDKPKPQSQSPARNELNGSTTKPVPPPRDHLRIEKDGRLTNRAPVPAPQVPDRKIVPNASQHQHIGQVLEPTPDQLDSIKKFQEQLRRRREDEERIAAQNDFLRNSLRGSQRLRALQDNPIEKPPVGVDNEAYADDEVVEKIIGYSELVAALQRLQGHLNKHGLAALAGRVTATQSLLLGPGIARALAVRTAVLERRRPKVPNPICPNAQALAKDCVESLAQSGSPTAIELCDLLSTYEMEGLLLAHDRIASTTDRSPIASYGGSPVTVTMPSLSNNSINNNTLTSAVKPATVMPSIPNNASLVNNNNNNIAKREPMSVPLGVLRDGSQDHIKIIQIEKSSEPLGATIRNEGEAVVIGRVVRGGAAEKSGLLHEGDEILEVNGIEMRGKSVNDVCALLGSMTGTLTFLVVPAGVPQILPGLGMRDPPVLHVRAHFDYDPEDDLYIPCRELGISFQKGDVLHVISRDDPNWWQAYREGEEDQTLAGLIPSQSFQHQRESMKLAIAGEVGLRTRKDINGKAGGGSTLLCARKGRKKKKKASSEHGYPLYATATADDPDPEEILTYEEVALYYPRASHKRPIVLIGPPNIGRHELRQRLMADSERFAAAIPHTSRAQREGEVPGQDYHFISRQQFESDILARKFVEHGEYEKAYYGTSLEAIRAVVASGKICVLNLHPQSLKLLRSSDLKPYTVLVAPPSLEKLRQKRIRTGEPYKEEELKEIIATARDMEARWGHLFDMIIINNDTERAYHQLLAEINSLEREPQWVPSSWLHN
- the LOC118505024 gene encoding uncharacterized protein LOC118505024 isoform X3, which codes for MQQRTTTPAAGPPAASSSGKQVVELNGYVIILVESRDGKIKLYGSPADKDNLEVADEILDVNERKLEDSPRAEVIKHIHECIQSCMIKLRVKRRSDSRLAGELGNAVQDAFVIAVEQQARERLQRLSALKRITPVDMSQLSIKLNQQSQAKGGATQDLSFLKEASPIYVTSLSSNSVTGTNTSTTVTAGVKTTFTAGANNNINNNTINNNSSSTGGVQTQQNATNNNGSGGVVATASGTTGRPGMQVNVSTDGGMVSSGSAGGYANVRQSLGPTGTPSGAFKGPQPSTASSDGQPSALGPGTNNNNTLALSAATASGSASAYHLHHSLVNNNNLTSNIGKPQGLDSTANSYYSNLTNTFLANGHGSKRELATLSEGELEPQDEPQYESSGNISRGGTEVLLGDQNLRQENRPRRRSGSSIVVLGGDDTLKPSIPIDDYQEDLEMYNMLAANQDNGPHREMAVDVPESFIARNKTPPRYPPPRSTTAVTAPATPATPASAQLNGSTTKPVPPPRDHLRIEKDGRLTNRAPVPAPQVPDRKIVPNASQHQHIGQVLEPTPDQLDSIKKFQEQLRRRREDEERIAAQNDFLRNSLRGSQRLRALQDNPIEKPPVGVDNEAYADDEVVEKIIGYSELVAALQRLQGHLNKHGLAALAGRVTATQSLLLGPGIARALAVRTAVLERRRPKVPNPICPNAQALAKDCVESLAQSGSPTAIELCDLLSTYEMEGLLLAHDRIASTTDRSPIASYGGSPVTVTMPSLSNNSINNNTLTSAVKPATVMPSIPNNASLVNNNNNNIAKREPMSVPLGVLRDGSQDHIKIIQIEKSSEPLGATIRNEGEAVVIGRVVRGGAAEKSGLLHEGDEILEVNGIEMRGKSVNDVCALLGSMTGTLTFLVVPAGVPQILPGLGMRDPPVLHVRAHFDYDPEDDLYIPCRELGISFQKGDVLHVISRDDPNWWQAYREGEEDQTLAGLIPSQSFQHQRESMKLAIAGEVGLRTRKDINGKAGGGSTLLCARKGRKKKKKASSEHGYPLYATATADDPDPEEILTYEEVALYYPRASHKRPIVLIGPPNIGRHELRQRLMADSERFAAAIPHTSRAQREGEVPGQDYHFISRQQFESDILARKFVEHGEYEKAYYGTSLEAIRAVVASGKICVLNLHPQSLKLLRSSDLKPYTVLVAPPSLEKLRQKRIRTGEPYKEEELKEIIATARDMEARWGHLFDMIIINNDTERAYHQLLAEINSLEREPQWVPSSWLHN
- the LOC118505024 gene encoding MAGUK p55 subfamily member 5-A isoform X5; the encoded protein is MYNMLAANQDNGPHREMAVDVPESFIARNKTPPRYPPPRSTTAVTAPATPATPASAQVNHVSNAMPQVAKHHQHHQQQQHHNHHHHHHNHHHLHHHHPPPPSSGLHHPANGGGVGGVSLELEPLDSYSDRHLSSLDSSQEYVKKGGVGGGGSSKGPSSLGSVTSEFETSLNGYGGPLGKHIATATNTTINTAGGVDLRGSLSTNRSTSPSSSGDLGPPEYDDVGPHRELPVDVPDSFVEIVKGPPRYPPPKPLIIKDAIRKKESCSSSESIDKPKPQSQSPARNELNGSTTKPVPPPRDHLRIEKDGRLTNRAPVPAPQVPDRKIVPNASQHQHIGQVLEPTPDQLDSIKKFQEQLRRRREDEERIAAQNDFLRNSLRGSQRLRALQDNPIEKPPVGVDNEAYADDEVVEKIIGYSELVAALQRLQGHLNKHGLAALAGRVTATQSLLLGPGIARALAVRTAVLERRRPKVPNPICPNAQALAKDCVESLAQSGSPTAIELCDLLSTYEMEGLLLAHDRIASTTDRSPIASYGGSPVTVTMPSLSNNSINNNTLTSAVKPATVMPSIPNNASLVNNNNNNIAKREPMSVPLGVLRDGSQDHIKIIQIEKSSEPLGATIRNEGEAVVIGRVVRGGAAEKSGLLHEGDEILEVNGIEMRGKSVNDVCALLGSMTGTLTFLVVPAGVPQILPGLGMRDPPVLHVRAHFDYDPEDDLYIPCRELGISFQKGDVLHVISRDDPNWWQAYREGEEDQTLAGLIPSQSFQHQRESMKLAIAGEVGLRTRKDINGKAGGGSTLLCARKGRKKKKKASSEHGYPLYATATADDPDPEEILTYEEVALYYPRASHKRPIVLIGPPNIGRHELRQRLMADSERFAAAIPHTSRAQREGEVPGQDYHFISRQQFESDILARKFVEHGEYEKAYYGTSLEAIRAVVASGKICVLNLHPQSLKLLRSSDLKPYTVLVAPPSLEKLRQKRIRTGEPYKEEELKEIIATARDMEARWGHLFDMIIINNDTERAYHQLLAEINSLEREPQWVPSSWLHN
- the LOC118505024 gene encoding uncharacterized protein LOC118505024 isoform X2 — translated: MQQRTTTPAAGPPAASSSGKQVVELNGYVIILVESRDGKIKLYGSPADKDNLEVADEILDVNERKLEDSPRAEVIKHIHECIQSCMIKLRVKRRSDSRLAGELGNAVQDAFVIAVEQQARERLQRLSALKRITPVDMSQLSIKLNQQSQAKGGATQDLSFLKEASPIYVTSLSSNSVTGTNTSTTVTAGVKTTFTAGANNNINNNTINNNSSSTGGVQTQQNATNNNGSGGVVATASGTTGRPGMQLATLSEGELEPQDEPQYESSGNISRGGTEVLLGDQNLRQENRPRRRSGSSIVVLGGDDTLKPSIPIDDYQEDLEMYNMLAANQDNGPHREMAVDVPESFIARNKTPPRYPPPRSTTAVTAPATPATPASAQVNHVSNAMPQVAKHHQHHQQQQHHNHHHHHHNHHHLHHHHPPPPSSGLHHPANGGGVGGVSLELEPLDSYSDRHLSSLDSSQEYVKKGGVGGGGSSKGPSSLGSVTSEFETSLNGYGGPLGKHIATATNTTINTAGGVDLRGSLSTNRSTSPSSSGDLGPPEYDDVGPHRELPVDVPDSFVEIVKGPPRYPPPKPLIIKDAIRKKESCSSSESIDKPKPQSQSPARNELNGSTTKPVPPPRDHLRIEKDGRLTNRAPVPAPQVPDRKIVPNASQHQHIGQVLEPTPDQLDSIKKFQEQLRRRREDEERIAAQNDFLRNSLRGSQRLRALQDNPIEKPPVGVDNEAYADDEVVEKIIGYSELVAALQRLQGHLNKHGLAALAGRVTATQSLLLGPGIARALAVRTAVLERRRPKVPNPICPNAQALAKDCVESLAQSGSPTAIELCDLLSTYEMEGLLLAHDRIASTTDRSPIASYGGSPVTVTMPSLSNNSINNNTLTSAVKPATVMPSIPNNASLVNNNNNNIAKREPMSVPLGVLRDGSQDHIKIIQIEKSSEPLGATIRNEGEAVVIGRVVRGGAAEKSGLLHEGDEILEVNGIEMRGKSVNDVCALLGSMTGTLTFLVVPAGVPQILPGLGMRDPPVLHVRAHFDYDPEDDLYIPCRELGISFQKGDVLHVISRDDPNWWQAYREGEEDQTLAGLIPSQSFQHQRESMKLAIAGEVGLRTRKDINGKAGGGSTLLCARKGRKKKKKASSEHGYPLYATATADDPDPEEILTYEEVALYYPRASHKRPIVLIGPPNIGRHELRQRLMADSERFAAAIPHTSRAQREGEVPGQDYHFISRQQFESDILARKFVEHGEYEKAYYGTSLEAIRAVVASGKICVLNLHPQSLKLLRSSDLKPYTVLVAPPSLEKLRQKRIRTGEPYKEEELKEIIATARDMEARWGHLFDMIIINNDTERAYHQLLAEINSLEREPQWVPSSWLHN